One Chryseobacterium wanjuense genomic region harbors:
- a CDS encoding AraC family transcriptional regulator, which translates to MINSDYSIDDLHFTTRSIDGGNTIIFNKQMIFSIIYIIKGEGKYQVQHNTISYGSNDIFIVVPGEEFQVIQTTSDTEILEIKFSDLFINQKKQFDTDRSDRTHILYSANQNLDYIVNIKNNIILAHQIANCLLSEIREANIVDGEYLKHLVYMILLFLEKEIKKLLPSIAGLTIEQKVIKMLQYIHLNIFEPKKLTIQELSDKFFISPTYIGKYFKSHTNHNLHHYILQYKLNLIQYRLKNSNMRVSEIADEFGFSDKSYLNKIFLKYTGISPSQYRINSKNKNFLSNIS; encoded by the coding sequence ATGATTAATTCAGACTACTCAATTGATGATCTACATTTTACTACGCGAAGTATAGACGGAGGTAATACAATAATATTCAATAAACAAATGATTTTCTCTATTATCTATATTATAAAAGGAGAAGGAAAGTATCAAGTTCAACACAATACCATCAGTTATGGAAGTAATGACATTTTTATTGTCGTTCCTGGTGAGGAATTTCAAGTTATTCAGACGACCTCAGATACAGAGATATTAGAAATAAAATTTTCAGATCTTTTTATAAATCAAAAAAAGCAATTTGATACAGACAGATCAGATCGTACACACATATTATACAGTGCTAATCAAAATCTGGATTACATTGTAAATATCAAAAATAATATCATTTTAGCTCACCAAATTGCAAACTGTTTACTTTCTGAAATTAGAGAAGCAAATATAGTTGATGGGGAATATTTAAAACATCTTGTATATATGATTTTACTATTTTTAGAAAAGGAAATTAAAAAACTATTACCATCAATTGCTGGACTTACAATTGAACAAAAGGTCATTAAAATGTTGCAATATATACATCTTAATATTTTTGAGCCTAAAAAACTTACCATACAGGAGCTGAGCGACAAATTTTTTATTTCACCAACCTATATTGGAAAATATTTTAAAAGTCACACAAATCACAATCTTCATCACTACATTTTGCAATATAAATTAAATCTTATTCAATATCGACTTAAAAATAGCAATATGCGTGTCAGTGAAATAGCTGACGAATTCGGCTTTTCAGATAAAAGCTACTTAAATAAAATCTTTTTAAAGTATACAGGTATCTCTCCATCACAATATAGAATTAATTCAAAAAATAAAAATTTTCTATCCAATATTTCTTAA
- a CDS encoding tetratricopeptide repeat protein, producing the protein MILLPSFVPAQKVFVNELVTMHNVYKRISGSDTTAINQLIKIGKWHLKASQLIKYSNSTDSVVYYADKVQRLSSSVKYPIGEARSYLLRGRLALQNGDYGKVRYFASQAEALFDKAKDKYGKVEALTLSVTAYGEKATPESLGIAYKVLNVYIRNGDKLKQGYILRIIGLMQLSRTEYKESLESIKKSLKILEENKLSNEELAQSLVHASSASYFMGNIQEALEYSLKALNLSEKIDSQSYVTGLAYNGLARIYHTTGDYPKALIHYKKSVEILEKYKADDFSTSAIGNTAQILLDMGRKQESLFYLKKLQNRITLNAVARSTVILRSIKIYTALGDYEQAEKYVLRAKKIINDKPFALTTNNLYTPVANYYFKVGQYEKARDYLEKYKMVAKKNQSKITFLQIYKQLYQIDSAQSAFIPAIRNLKLAYAYRDSMFGESNRNKMSDLQVKYDVLKKDRDLLLKEEKNKKLIREAEVQKLLISRSKIIRNFSVAGIFILAVIIGLIYSRYRTNRKMNSILQSQKATIEANNITLTQNVAEKEWLLKEIHHRVKNNLQIVMSLLNSQSYFLSDKLSLEVIQKSQHRIQSMSLIHQKLYMSDNLSEIRMPEYISELVDYLKDSFAVPRIIKLTLKVDNVFMDVSQAVPIGLILNESITNSLKYAFSDAGGIIEIVLQNIDGDIFLLEITDDGCGLPEDFTIDNSRSLGMRLIKGLAADLGGNLTINREKGTQIKIEFSYKRLRYKS; encoded by the coding sequence ATGATTCTTTTACCATCTTTTGTGCCGGCACAGAAAGTTTTTGTAAATGAACTAGTTACAATGCACAATGTTTATAAAAGAATAAGCGGTTCTGATACTACTGCAATAAATCAACTGATAAAAATTGGCAAATGGCATCTTAAGGCTTCTCAACTTATAAAGTATTCAAATTCTACGGACAGTGTAGTATATTATGCAGATAAAGTCCAAAGATTATCTAGTTCGGTAAAATATCCTATTGGTGAAGCACGTTCTTATTTACTTCGAGGTAGATTGGCTTTACAAAATGGCGATTATGGTAAAGTACGTTATTTTGCATCGCAAGCGGAAGCATTATTTGATAAAGCTAAAGATAAATATGGTAAAGTAGAAGCTCTAACATTATCCGTTACGGCATATGGAGAGAAAGCTACTCCGGAATCTTTGGGAATAGCTTATAAGGTCTTAAATGTTTATATAAGAAATGGTGATAAATTAAAACAAGGTTATATTTTAAGGATTATTGGTCTGATGCAATTAAGCCGAACAGAGTATAAGGAAAGTTTGGAAAGTATTAAAAAAAGTCTTAAGATTTTAGAAGAGAATAAACTTAGTAATGAGGAGTTAGCTCAAAGTCTAGTGCACGCTTCGAGTGCGAGTTATTTTATGGGTAATATACAAGAGGCCTTGGAGTATTCATTAAAAGCATTGAACCTTTCAGAAAAGATCGATTCACAATCTTACGTTACGGGATTGGCATATAATGGTTTAGCTAGAATATATCATACAACTGGAGATTATCCGAAAGCGCTTATACATTACAAAAAAAGTGTTGAAATTTTGGAAAAATACAAAGCAGATGATTTTTCTACATCAGCAATTGGCAACACTGCACAGATATTATTAGACATGGGCCGTAAGCAAGAATCACTATTTTATCTAAAAAAGCTTCAGAATAGGATTACATTGAATGCTGTTGCGAGAAGTACTGTTATTTTACGTTCTATAAAAATTTATACTGCATTAGGAGATTATGAACAGGCCGAAAAATATGTGTTACGAGCAAAAAAAATTATCAATGATAAACCATTTGCATTAACAACAAACAATCTTTATACTCCTGTGGCCAATTATTATTTCAAAGTGGGTCAGTATGAAAAAGCAAGAGATTATCTTGAAAAATATAAGATGGTAGCCAAGAAAAATCAAAGTAAAATAACGTTCTTACAAATTTATAAACAACTTTATCAAATAGATTCTGCACAGTCTGCTTTTATACCAGCTATACGGAACCTCAAGCTAGCATATGCGTACAGAGATTCTATGTTTGGCGAAAGTAATAGGAATAAAATGTCGGATTTACAGGTCAAATACGATGTATTAAAGAAAGATCGGGATCTATTGCTTAAAGAAGAGAAAAATAAAAAACTAATACGTGAGGCAGAAGTGCAAAAATTATTGATTTCGAGGTCAAAGATAATACGTAATTTCAGTGTTGCTGGTATATTTATTCTTGCAGTAATTATAGGTTTAATTTACAGTCGTTATCGAACAAATAGAAAAATGAACAGTATTCTACAAAGCCAAAAAGCGACAATTGAAGCTAATAATATAACTCTTACTCAAAATGTGGCAGAAAAAGAATGGTTATTGAAGGAGATCCATCATAGGGTAAAAAACAATCTCCAAATTGTTATGAGCCTACTTAATAGTCAATCTTATTTTTTAAGCGATAAATTATCTTTAGAAGTAATTCAGAAGAGCCAACATCGAATACAATCAATGTCACTTATTCATCAAAAATTATATATGTCGGATAACTTATCTGAAATAAGGATGCCGGAATATATCAGTGAGTTAGTGGATTATTTAAAAGATAGTTTTGCTGTTCCGCGTATCATAAAACTGACCCTTAAGGTAGACAATGTATTTATGGATGTTTCCCAAGCAGTTCCTATCGGTTTGATACTAAATGAATCAATTACTAATTCTTTAAAATATGCGTTTTCGGATGCAGGTGGAATTATCGAAATAGTACTGCAAAATATTGACGGCGATATCTTTTTATTGGAAATAACTGATGATGGATGTGGCCTGCCAGAGGACTTTACCATAGATAATTCTAGATCACTTGGGATGAGACTTATTAAAGGATTAGCTGCTGATCTTGGCGGTAACCTTACGATCAATCGAGAAAAAGGAACACAAATAAAGATTGAGTTTTCCTATAAACGACTTAGATATAAATCCTAA
- a CDS encoding sigma 54-interacting transcriptional regulator, with product MSLKVLIVEDQFIEANNLQIIIERVGYQVIGLARSVEEALAIIEKEQPDLALVDIKLQDSVSGIALAPTLNAINIPFIYISANCNHDVIMQAKGTQPYGFIVKPFREKDLLITLEIAMFRHENSLETAVKKEEQLRLNLLKVIDIKDTLSDKMLAIVKSLQTFISFDYLLTKSIPLSTSANFISYLRIGFDEYQFIGTKEFEIITNHTLTDVTKSKIFNEKSTENIIFVEDNFEKMLLKNPDQKLLADKFNLQSLMVLPLALSDNNIFYLFFYSRKCDAYNSSQIKLLQRLSNPLIAVIENLVKSNQSDDKQNVMLNESRGIKKVNAQEPDFFKQIIGKSHLLLNVFDNISHVAPVDTSVLILGESGTGKERMARCIHELSKRKSQPFVKINCAALPFNLFESELFGHEKGSFTGAIERRVGKFELANKGTIFLDEIGDMPPELQSKLLRVLQEKEIDRIGGRDPIKVDVRVLAATNRELEKEVAAGRFRLDLFYRLNVFPVTLPPLRDRKDDIPLLIDHFISIYSKKANKRIKGISKKGLNEALNYHWPGNIRELENLVERAILLSREEILMRLQIPDNISHQYMIFEESKEFKSIDENERDHILQALEKCRGKVWGANGAAELLGIPPTTLHSKMKKFGIKRSPS from the coding sequence ATGTCATTAAAAGTATTAATAGTTGAAGATCAATTTATAGAGGCAAACAATCTACAAATCATCATCGAAAGAGTGGGTTATCAGGTAATAGGTCTGGCCAGATCGGTAGAAGAGGCATTAGCAATTATAGAAAAAGAACAACCAGATCTTGCCTTGGTTGATATAAAATTACAGGATTCAGTATCCGGTATTGCACTTGCTCCAACGCTTAACGCAATTAATATTCCTTTTATTTATATTTCTGCCAATTGCAACCATGATGTCATTATGCAGGCAAAAGGTACACAGCCCTATGGGTTTATTGTAAAACCTTTTCGTGAAAAAGACCTTCTCATTACATTAGAGATAGCCATGTTTAGACATGAAAACAGCCTTGAAACGGCCGTTAAAAAAGAAGAACAGCTACGTCTTAATTTACTAAAAGTAATAGATATCAAAGATACTTTAAGTGATAAGATGCTTGCCATCGTAAAGTCATTACAGACCTTTATCTCGTTTGATTACCTCTTGACTAAAAGTATTCCACTAAGTACATCTGCAAATTTTATAAGCTATTTGCGTATTGGTTTTGATGAATACCAATTTATTGGAACAAAAGAATTCGAAATAATAACTAACCATACATTAACAGATGTTACTAAATCTAAAATCTTCAATGAAAAGAGTACTGAAAATATAATTTTTGTAGAAGACAACTTTGAAAAGATGTTGCTAAAAAATCCCGATCAAAAACTTTTGGCAGATAAGTTCAACTTACAATCCTTAATGGTTCTTCCTCTGGCTTTAAGTGATAATAACATTTTTTATCTTTTCTTTTACAGTCGTAAATGTGATGCTTATAATTCATCACAAATAAAACTGCTTCAAAGGTTAAGTAACCCTCTTATTGCTGTTATTGAGAACCTAGTCAAAAGTAATCAATCTGATGACAAACAAAATGTAATGTTGAATGAAAGTAGAGGCATTAAAAAAGTGAATGCTCAGGAGCCAGATTTTTTCAAACAAATTATCGGTAAAAGCCATCTTTTATTAAATGTTTTTGATAATATTAGTCATGTAGCACCTGTGGATACTTCAGTATTGATCTTGGGAGAAAGCGGAACTGGAAAAGAGCGTATGGCTCGCTGCATCCATGAGTTATCCAAGCGCAAATCACAACCTTTTGTAAAGATCAATTGTGCAGCACTACCTTTTAATCTTTTTGAATCTGAGTTGTTTGGTCATGAAAAGGGATCTTTTACCGGTGCGATCGAAAGACGGGTAGGGAAATTTGAACTTGCTAATAAGGGTACTATATTTCTGGATGAAATAGGTGATATGCCTCCAGAACTTCAATCCAAGCTCTTGCGTGTATTACAGGAAAAAGAAATCGACAGAATTGGGGGAAGGGATCCTATAAAAGTAGATGTGCGTGTATTAGCCGCGACTAATCGTGAACTTGAAAAGGAAGTAGCTGCAGGCCGCTTTAGATTGGATTTATTTTATAGGCTTAATGTTTTTCCTGTAACATTACCACCGCTGCGTGATCGAAAAGATGACATACCTTTATTAATTGATCATTTTATTTCAATTTATAGCAAGAAAGCAAATAAACGGATAAAAGGTATCTCAAAAAAAGGTTTAAACGAGGCTTTAAACTATCATTGGCCAGGTAACATTCGAGAATTAGAAAATTTAGTTGAGAGGGCGATATTACTTTCACGTGAAGAAATATTGATGAGATTACAAATACCTGATAATATTAGTCATCAGTACATGATTTTTGAAGAGAGTAAAGAATTTAAATCTATTGATGAAAATGAACGTGACCACATATTACAGGCTCTGGAAAAATGTCGTGGGAAAGTCTGGGGAGCGAATGGTGCAGCGGAACTTCTTGGCATTCCTCCTACAACACTACATTCCAAAATGAAAAAATTTGGAATTAAACGATCTCCATCCTAA
- a CDS encoding AraC family transcriptional regulator encodes MYYNFFNKKRGSHCKLWINDENFGRDFYTNDKSNPLLTIAWNKNKDQSIEIDGVFYHFKRNTVICLMVNQTFHFEDASEIIAWQFNRDFYCIESHDKEVSCVGFLFYGTAQAMFIEVESEIERKLDLLLKICQEEFLDVDDIQEDMLRMLFKRLIILVTRLAKKQYVSHELPDHKLNIIREYNLLVEKNYKTEHSVKFYAEILNKSPKTLSNIFKIYGDITPSSIIQQRILLEAKRLLLYTSKSSKEIAYELGFEDISYFSNFFKRLSGLAPSSFKHKNLVKSN; translated from the coding sequence ATGTATTATAATTTTTTCAATAAGAAAAGAGGCTCTCACTGCAAACTTTGGATTAATGACGAAAATTTTGGTAGAGATTTCTATACAAATGATAAATCAAATCCCCTATTAACAATAGCCTGGAATAAAAATAAGGATCAAAGTATTGAGATAGATGGTGTTTTTTATCATTTTAAGCGAAATACGGTTATCTGCTTAATGGTCAATCAGACATTCCATTTCGAAGATGCATCTGAAATAATAGCATGGCAATTTAATCGTGACTTTTATTGCATTGAAAGTCACGACAAAGAAGTGAGTTGTGTAGGATTTCTATTTTACGGAACAGCGCAGGCTATGTTTATAGAAGTTGAATCCGAAATTGAAAGAAAACTGGATTTGCTGCTAAAAATATGCCAAGAAGAGTTTTTAGATGTAGACGACATCCAGGAAGATATGCTTAGAATGCTATTTAAAAGATTGATCATCCTTGTGACTCGCCTAGCGAAAAAACAATATGTTTCTCATGAGCTGCCAGATCACAAATTAAATATAATCAGAGAATACAATCTATTAGTCGAGAAAAACTATAAAACGGAACATTCTGTAAAATTTTATGCGGAAATACTTAATAAATCACCAAAAACATTATCCAATATATTCAAAATTTACGGAGATATTACGCCATCATCAATTATCCAGCAGAGAATACTTTTAGAAGCGAAAAGACTGTTACTTTATACATCCAAATCTTCAAAAGAAATTGCTTACGAATTAGGTTTTGAGGACATTTCTTATTTTAGTAATTTTTTCAAAAGACTTTCCGGCTTGGCTCCCTCATCTTTTAAACATAAAAATTTAGTTAAAAGTAATTAG
- a CDS encoding carboxymuconolactone decarboxylase family protein: MKNFSVLKKEEVSEANKAIFSNLEKGVGFVPNLYATFAYSESALNTYLTLQSSKSSLKAKEKEVISLVVSQYNACLYCLSAHTAIAKLNGFTDEQIIDIRKNTISFDSKLNALANLVKGIVENKGEATDFQKEAFFTNGYTEANLVDVVIAIGDKMMTNYLFALTKVPVDWPEVPTI; encoded by the coding sequence ATGAAAAATTTTTCAGTTCTTAAAAAAGAAGAAGTATCAGAAGCAAACAAGGCAATTTTTAGTAACCTTGAAAAAGGGGTTGGGTTCGTTCCTAATCTTTATGCAACATTTGCCTATTCAGAAAGTGCATTAAATACTTATCTAACATTGCAAAGTTCAAAATCGTCGTTAAAAGCAAAAGAAAAAGAAGTAATTAGTTTAGTGGTAAGTCAGTATAATGCATGTTTATATTGTCTAAGTGCTCATACTGCTATTGCCAAATTAAATGGCTTTACTGATGAGCAGATTATAGATATAAGAAAAAATACAATTTCTTTCGACAGTAAACTGAATGCATTAGCAAATCTTGTAAAAGGCATTGTTGAGAACAAAGGTGAAGCTACAGATTTTCAAAAAGAAGCCTTCTTTACTAATGGCTATACAGAAGCGAATTTGGTTGATGTTGTTATTGCTATCGGTGACAAGATGATGACTAACTATTTATTTGCTTTAACAAAAGTACCAGTTGACTGGCCAGAAGTCCCTACAATCTAA